In Plasmodium malariae genome assembly, chromosome: 11, the following proteins share a genomic window:
- the PCNA1 gene encoding proliferating cell nuclear antigen 1, putative translates to MLEAKLNNASILKKLFECIKDLVNDANVDADESGLKLQALDGNHVSLVSLHLVDSGFSHYRCDRERVLGVNIASLNKVFKLCGANESVVISSKDDEDNLNFVFENNKEDKVTNFSLKLMSIELDSLNIPDCEEGFDAEVELSSKELTNIFRNLSEFSDTVFIEIDSNSIKFTTKGLVGDAEVALKPRESTSEDDVGVTIKSKKKIKQSFAIKYLNLFSKSTILSDVVTLGLSDSRPIEFKYEIKDTSPDADTLKVGFVKFFLAPKMDDDMDNKD, encoded by the coding sequence ATGTTAGAAGCTAAACTAAATAATGCAtctattttgaaaaaattatttgaatgtATCAAAGATTTAGTGAACGATGCAAATGTTGATGCCGATGAAAGTGGGTTAAAATTACAAGCATTAGATGGGAACCATGTCTCGTTAGTTAGTTTACACTTAGTAGATTCTGGGTTTTCTCATTATAGATGTGATCGTGAGAGAGTGTTAGGTGTGAATATTGCATCCTTAAATAAAGTTTTTAAGTTATGTGGAGCAAATGAATCTGTTGTTATATCCAGTAAAGATGATGAAGACAATCTTAACTTtgtatttgaaaataataaagaagatAAAGTAACAAacttttctttaaaattaatgtCCATTGAACTAGATTCCCTTAATATCCCTGATTGTGAAGAAGGGTTTGATGCAGAAGTAGAATTAAGTAGTAAAgaattaacaaatatttttagaaatttaTCTGAATTCTCAGATACAGTATTTATTGAAATAGATTCCAATAGTATCAAATTTACAACAAAGGGATTAGTAGGAGATGCAGAAGTTGCATTAAAACCAAGAGAATCAACAAGTGAAGATGATGTTGGTGTTACTATaaaatcgaaaaaaaaaattaaacaatcttttgctataaaatatttaaatttattttcaaaatccACTATTTTGTCAGACGTAGTTACCTTAGGATTAAGTGATAGTAGACCTATtgaatttaaatatgaaataaaagataCATCTCCCGACGCAGATACTTTAAAAGTTGGATTTGTGAAATTTTTCTTAGCGCCTAAAATGGATGATGATATGGATAATAAAGATTAg
- the PmUG01_11024100 gene encoding conserved Plasmodium protein, unknown function — MAVSRSKTKYLFTNATLQSYYPTAEMFKAPKVGNAPRIYNGLDPRKVHNYPWIDIFKTRTIKETGYQYGNWAGPSIHSMTLDELYTFFNNKDYLKHFTYWHLFKATWGQFQFLFLFMGSLVATVLPIFIFTMYLQRFEPLEVTIDPEDYYKHFYWHYYGGEIDHHAFSQYLEARRAVRYRNADIDPVDWIPPEYRYKEE; from the coding sequence atgGCAGTATCGAGaagcaaaacaaaatacCTGTTTACAAATGCAACCTTACAATCGTATTACCCCACAGCAGAAATGTTTAAAGCTCCAAAAGTTGGAAATGCACCAAGAATATATAATGGTTTAGACCCAAGAAAAGTACATAATTATCCTTGgatagatatatttaaaacaagAACAATAAAAGAAACAGGTTATCAATATGGAAATTGGGCTGGTCCTTCAATTCATTCTATGACGCTCGACGAATTATAcaccttttttaataataaagattatttaaaacattttacaTATTGGCATTTGTTTAAAGCTACTTGGGGACagtttcaatttttatttctttttatgggATCATTAGTAGCTACTGTTTTGccaatatttatatttactatgTATTTACAAAGATTTGAACCATTAGAAGTTACCATAGACCCTGAGGACTATTACAAACATTTCTACTGGCATTATTATGGTGGAGAAATTGATCATCATGCTTTTTCACAGTACCTTGAAGCTAGAAGAGCAGTTAGATATAGAAATGCTGATATCGATCCCGTTGATTGGATACCTCCAGAGTATAGATATAAAGAAGAATAA
- the PmUG01_11024400 gene encoding cytochrome c oxidase subunit 2, putative: MNSRLYVRLRNINHLISNHKNNYIKQKFIGESTLKCKEFSTIKKNAPANNKLNEIKDKGLSEKIVHEHEGHTKGLYYHIDHHHGNPRDHLNEDGTRKHEYDFDNYHWDDYWLSTPKQNIVIVNGQKMIKGEETKPMEYLFNVSQQNIPFWSRTRLNVWGNYNMVLKVEFLFFWIPTLIIFSIAIPCFTMLYMLDEIVHTTMTVKVIGRQWYWIYEVESPPEDDDE, from the exons atgaATTCCAGGCTATATGTTCgtttaagaaatataaatcatttaattagtaatcataaaaataattatataaagcaAAAATTTATTGGAGAAAGTACATTAAAATGCAAAGAATTTTCgacaataaaaaagaatgctCCTGccaataataaattaaacgAGATTAAGGACAAAGGGCTATCTGAAAAAATTGTCCACGAACATGAAGGACACACAAAGGgattatattatcatatagATCATCATCATGGTAATCCACGTGATCATTTAAATGAAGATGGAACAAGAAAACATGAATACGATTTCGATAATTATCATTGGGATGATTATTGGTTAAGTACaccaaaacaaaatattgtAATTGTCAATGGACAGAAAATGATTAAAGGAGAAGAAACTAAACCAATGGAATACTTATTCAATGTTAGTCAAcaaaatattcctttttgGTCTAGAACAAGATTGAATGTTTGGGGAAATTATAATATGGTTTTAAAAGTagaatttctatttttttggaTTCCAAcacttattatttttagcaTAGCCATTCCATGTTTCACGATGTTATATATGCTAGATGAAATAGTTCACACAACCATGACAGTAAAGGTTATAGGGAGACAGTg GTATTGGATTTATGAAGTAGAATCACCACCAGAAGATGATGATGAGTAA
- the PmUG01_11024300 gene encoding conserved Plasmodium protein, unknown function, whose protein sequence is MFGLRSLSDFCNPTSKSYKENASDALDRGAVEPIKNAVTNYKDDDDILFCASRVLLAMSDYCCSEKDLESLQKLITSGGVEAIVDIIKTVPSDQDTLKNCMTFIQNMNDSNVQIEGGELSTALLNVFTSNTYNIKLRVGIVSALSVVSKSPASSEYLNKGGAHHKLIDYCLSFQTINDDTAEIVEGVFDTIKNLSSNGFVVPTIIEKSVIILDKFKSYPRIVSKGSDAMKCAVGPEQLTDCLNVLKKAEQGSKEQDSALELLSSLSYISSITDKVVESGGIPVLIELINSGLQQYESNPEKISRLVAGASRMLGRISNNPPHALIVYEYGGIATLCTALSYFPNDIDCESAICNALTPFVSRSNYVNEINSYSLFASLFPILYASLESIELAKASMACIASASMINEFHEQMVNNQAIEILSTCIQYHLTELDYLLNCFTTYFRLSEYITTIEPISQYGGVTGITNALSAVSKDSAISEIGLKLINKMLTASDSLKFLSNQQVVDTVLTVMLENETKEVIIQEGTKIMEKLATESDCQRHISNLESIINLAESNPEGAYKTLAAISGLSRIQSLKSILESKGADSCIFNGIKVWIESPRFNEQTKLIKAALKTIKILKLNAATTLHEVIASIVDIMCISQVKRLAEGEEPDDNILITSAECINYLTEVYKVSNKEIVEASLDSIFKLMKKYSESRLTQTNLLAAINNIILSSNVVGSESLVNKGYVKQIVTYIHKVPMYVDVQIIGFSVLGNVLKIYPDSLDAIKKANTLVPLQNALRTHVKNPKLKTTCAPLLAVLMPLDSLTKEIEDLLKLCDESMKEKDLVQLHEYLVSLNELLLTAEASKISSRCNIGESLRNIVAWLKKNPNCYKETSNKDYSILGRSLYDAIISEVAHACINISQTRIGLVHLTKSDMVSVLIEAENLLVFPGDDHTEEAVSNILESLSLLLKHDITNADLAFNLGLVNKLCEGINYFSESDMVIKSTFGCLAHMCTSEKRVNQLISHPEYDTLISLIVSLIGNSEKNKNSRGSAIKALHELLKTENENIITNISKKTRVIDNLFKIMGEYQVYLPIVQDSSKCLAFFADHINIEEQMKIDKYSAMKILLETLGKNKNDESTALEIMTVLVKLCNGNDKMKLRELGAVDIISDVTMIFNENEEISRLGGVLFSYMGADEQVKKLMKLILNVKSSDTDAVQKIDNLTSKLEMFLRAPLENPQDALQYTEATLQQLNGYLSSELDNVSLQANVALVTKRLVDRVKYDHEDQLGAWAVASAGILNQYTDMIANKVGLSNCKFVSSVYSVLAGCVLNPYTKQLVMDKLSPIVDNSYDVLEQYKNKPNVVQGIFELLEQVAKDEEGAKLLYMKWNGSMGNLVEQTVAVMNLNRANDCVYLSGIKLLGAIAETSSTSGYVNDMDAGHVIESCELLLNLGSPNDRTVEFINLIDTMVLSNILDERVASETLRKINNLVSEENLSSYPTQDRVDIIKSYANLLKDSAATGLFTHINQADKLNALNNLAKLMEYESNEEVHVAVLEALSEIASLDASTASKILNSALPSIIQSNHDNIINDAQTTEAFLQTLEKLLVNEGIGRQLANNDELTNLLEELENSLEERRKELGDEFVNNMKMKINNIRNAVNDDKPKEKTCKYIYDLLTEYKTKEMEINVLKEPSLEEDMNFVLDRVRVYNKDNLLPTTEDGIDNSYGYMAIELFCENSDNIGELIKKGFQTTAFSSLVKQSNENVKHYSCRALCAFTKNPKGLEQVVKEIKDYANIISKSVGNLCSEETLEKDDKEDFLINRVLLIDRTAYNRNVYDNTKAIHYLIDIWNQYDHGDYSISLLRHTFRAMRKVVSDAHVETLLKADVLVRLTNIINSTDTDKIIYPDVLFLVGSLSVVKEIKTQIGEIKGVDACVSLLYRSLNKEEMEPTITNSCLALANMCIDHKVNSSIFCNLKGPDLNVQILREYRSNFDVTNAASVLLCNILFRNEDMKKTYGTNGAPAELVECLKSYDGSDNKNAVRCIESLFKAISNLSLYTTNVKYFLDAQIEVSYESWLNKLNEYFPDAELETGLRTLSNLVMENEERNMKNFGITLIPVLNVLKQNRENTKVIFFLLDILCSLCRLHENAKMFADNDGIEATINVIQLYDYDINLLTLAIHLLSNQCKIESSLPLLVKADAFGILISCMEAETEEFEMTELVVSSLRCVRRLIQSEELAYEFCNCGGVPSIANLICKSVKKSIVMLEALRLLLCILYYTQNIEGVTNEYSEEEEELHNARLGGWYNISMDKEMIDIILQSVLTCANDNNHLKQLRLQKVSLGLLAYFAYHRLGIISMTASGFDNLTRENLNNFGGDSVIMQLLALCIDNIAMYSAEVYDRTISRDIVKGFKSSISKMSNKKEDKQIVQKVERTLDAMNSAEDPLDAFKDTLLTFDFNLSEFDKDPYVNGVHDLASNIKDSLRKGGSCKIYHNSDQRKPFKWKASQDLSTLEWIIGDDSDHIFKISVVRIKNISKGLAHPLLKASNKREPRKVNAKVTLCIYGPPTEDFPEGLELPIKTKTQKERDAFVDLLVLWRDAASYNY, encoded by the coding sequence ATGTTTGGATTGAGATCACTATCTGATTTTTGCAATCCCACATCAAAATCGTACAAAGAAAATGCATCTGATGCGCTGGATAGAGGTGCCGTAGAGCCAATAAAGAATGCAGTAACCAATTATAAGGATGATGATGACATTCTTTTTTGCGCAAGTAGAGTATTGCTTGCTATGTCTGATTATTGCTGTTCTGAGAAGGATTTAGAAtcattacaaaaattaattacaagTGGTGGTGTAGAAGCTATAGTAGATATTATTAAAACAGTTCCCTCGGATCAAgacacattaaaaaattgtatgacgtttattcaaaatatgaaCGATTCAAATGTACAAATAGAGGGGGGAGAACTTAGTACTGCTTTATTAAATGTGTTTACATCAAACACATATAACATTAAGTTGAGGGTTGGGATAGTATCTGCTTTGTCAGTTGTATCTAAATCTCCTGCTAGTTCAGAGTACTTGAACAAAGGAGGAGCACATCATAAATTAATAGATTATTGTTTATCATTTCAAACAATAAATGACGATACTGCAGAAATAGTTGAAGGAGTTTTTGATACAATTAAGAATTTATCTTCAAATGGATTTGTAGTTCCAACTATAATTGAAAAATCAGTTATAATTTTAGATAAATTTAAGTCTTACCCTAGAATTGTTTCAAAAGGAAGTGATGCTATGAAATGTGCTGTAGGACCAGAACAATTAACTGACTGTTTAAATGTACTAAAAAAAGCAGAGCAAGGATCAAAGGAGCAGGATTCTGCATTGGAACTACTGAGTTCCCTTTCATACATTTCATCTATAACAGATAAGGTTGTTGAATCTGGAGGAATACCTGTACTTATCGAATTAATCAATAGTGGTTTACAACAATATGAAAGTAACCCTGAAAAAATTTCTAGATTAGTAGCTGGAGCATCCAGAATGTTAGGAAGAATATCAAATAATCCTCCTCATGCTTTGATAGTATATGAATATGGAGGCATTGCCACACTTTGTACGGCATTGTCATATTTTCCTAATGATATCGATTGCGAAAGTGCTATATGTAATGCATTAACTCCATTTGTATCTCGATCTAATTATGTTAATGAAATAAACAGTTATTCATTATTTGCTTCCTTATTTCCTATTTTATATGCATCTTTGGAATCAATTGAATTAGCAAAAGCTAGTATGGCATGTATAGCTTCTGCATCAATGATAAATGAATTTCATGAACAAATGGTAAACAATCAAGCAATTGAAATTTTGTCAACGTGTATTCAATATCATTTAACAGAATTAGATTATCTTCTAAATTGTTTTACGACATATTTTAGATTATCGGAATACATAACAACAATTGAACCAATAAGTCAATATGGAGGGGTTACTGGTATTACGAATGCTTTATCAGCAGTAAGTAAGGATAGCGCAATATCAGAAATTGGActgaaattaataaataaaatgttaacTGCGTCGGATTCCTTAAAATTCTTGAGTAATCAACAAGTGGTTGATACTGTATTAACTGTCATGTTAGAAAACGAAACTAAGGAAGTTATTATCCAAGAAGGAACAAAAATTATGGAGAAATTAGCTACTGAAAGTGACTGTCAAAGACATATATCTAATTTAGAATCGATTATAAATTTAGCAGAATCAAACCCAGAAGGTGCATACAAAACATTAGCAGCTATATCTGGATTATCAAGAATTCAATCGTTAAAAAGTATACTAGAATCCAAAGGAGCTGATTCTTGTATTTTCAATGGTATTAAAGTATGGATCGAGTCACCAAGATTTAATGAACAGACTAAGTTAATTAAAGCTGCGttaaaaactataaaaatattaaaactaaATGCAGCAACTACATTACATGAGGTGATAGCGTCCATAGTTGATATAATGTGTATTTCTCAAGTAAAAAGATTAGCAGAAGGGGAGGAACCAGATGATAATATACTGATAACATCTGCagaatgtataaattatttaacagAAGTATACAAAGTAAGCAATAAAGAAATTGTAGAGGCAAGTTTAGAcagtatatttaaattaatgaaaaaatattcagaATCTCGTTTAACTCAAACGAATTTGCTTGCAGCgattaacaatataattttaagtaGCAATGTAGTAGGTTCAGAAAGTTTGGTTAATAAAGGATATGTAAAACAAATTGtgacatatattcataaagtTCCTATGTATGTGGATGTTCAGATAATTGGTTTTAGTGTCTTAGGAAACGTACTTAAGATTTATCCTGATTCACTGGATGCtataaaaaaagcaaatacATTAGTTCCACTTCAAAATGCCTTAAGGACCCATGTAAAAAATCCTAAACTTAAAACAACATGTGCTCCTCTGTTAGCAGTTCTGATGCCATTAGATTCTTTGACGAAAGAAATTGAGgatcttttaaaattatgtgaTGAATctatgaaagaaaaagatcTTGTACAATTGCATGAATATTTAGTTTctttaaatgaattattattaacagcAGAAGCAAGTAAAATATCTTCTCGTTGTAACATAGGAGAATCTCTTCGTAATATTGTAGCGTGGTTAAAAAAGAATCCTAACTGCTACAAAGAAACAAGTAACAAAGATTATAGCATTTTAGGAAGAAGTTTATATGATGCTATTATATCAGAGGTTGCCCAtgcatgtataaatatttctcaAACAAGAATTGGATTAGTGCATCTAACTAAAAGTGATATGGTATCTGTATTAATAGAGGCGGAAAATCTTTTAGTGTTCCCTGGAGATGATCACACGGAAGAAGCagtttctaatatattagaatCTCTAAGTTTATTACTCAAACATGATATTACAAATGCAGATTTAGCGTTTAACTTAGGTTTAGTTAATAAATTGTGTGAAGGAATAAATTACTTTTCAGAATCGGACATGGTTATAAAGAGTACCTTTGGATGCTTGGCGCATATGTGCACAAGTGAAAAACGTGTAAATCAATTAATTAGTCATCCAGAGTACGATACACTTATATCGCTAATTGTGAGTTTAATAGGtaattcagaaaaaaataagaattctAGAGGAAGTGCAATAAAAGCTTTACATGAATTGCTAAAAactgaaaatgaaaatataataacaaatatatctAAGAAAACTCGTGTTATTGACAATCTGTTTAAAATTATGGGAGAATATCAAGTATATTTGCCTATTGTTCAGGACAGTTCAAAATGTTTAGCATTTTTTGCTGATCACATTAATATAGAAGAGCAGAtgaaaatagataaatattcTGCTATGAAAATATTGCTAGAAACGTTAGGTAAGAATAAGAATGATGAATCAACAGCTCTAGAAATAATGACTGTTTTAGTTAAATTATGTAATGgtaatgataaaatgaaacTAAGAGAATTGGGTGCTGTTGATATCATTTCTGATGTGACTATGATTTTCAACGAAAATGAGGAGATATCAAGATTAGGAGGAGTATTGTTCTCATATATGGGTGCTGATGAACAAGTAAAGAAATTGatgaaattaatattaaatgttaAAAGTAGTGATACTGATGCTGTCCAAAAAATAGATAACTTGACTAGTAAACTAGAGATGTTTTTAAGAGCCCCGTTAGAAAATCCTCAGGATGCTTTACAATATACAGAAGCCACACTGCAGCAATTAAATGGCTATTTATCTTCTGAATTAGATAACGTTTCTTTACAAGCAAATGTAGCTTTAGTTACAAAAAGATTAGTAGATCGTGTGAAATATGATCATGAAGATCAATTGGGAGCATGGGCTGTAGCTTCTGCGGGCATATTAAATCAATATACAGATATGATTGCAAATAAAGTTGGATTGTCAAACTGTAAGTTTGTATCATCTGTTTATAGTGTTTTAGCTGGATGTGTCTTGAATCCATATACAAAACAATTGGTAATGGATAAACTATCACCGATAGTAGACAATTCATATGATGTATTGGAacagtataaaaataagccAAACGTTGTTCAAGGAATTTTTGAATTACTGGAACAGGTGGCGAAAGATGAAGAAGGAGCTAAACTGCTCTATATGAAATGGAATGGTTCAATGGGCAATTTAGTAGAACAGACAGTAGCAGTTATGAATTTGAATAGAGCAAACGATTGCGTCTATTTGTCTggaattaaattattaggTGCTATTGCAGAAACGTCAAGCACATCTGGATATGTAAATGATATGGATGCTGGTCATGTAATAGAATCATGTGAATTGTTGTTAAATTTGGGTTCACCTAATGATAGAACTgttgaatttataaatttaatagatACAATGGTTTTATCCAATATCCTAGATGAGAGAGTAGCTTCCGAAACtcttagaaaaattaataatttagtaTCAGAAGAAAATTTATCTAGTTATCCAACACAAGACAGAGTAGATATCATAAAGTCATATGCAAACTTGCTGAAAGATTCAGCTGCCACAGGACTATTTACACATATTAATCAAGCAGATAAATTGAATGCGTTGAATAATTTAGCAAAGTTAATGGAATATGAATCAAATGAAGAAGTACATGTAGCTGTCTTGGAAGCACTGAGTGAGATAGCATCTTTAGATGCATCAACAGcatcaaaaatattaaattctGCTTTGCCTTCTATTATTCAAAGTAATcatgataatataataaacgaTGCACAAACGACCGAAGCATTTTTGCAAACtttggaaaaattattagttaATGAAGGAATAGGTCGACAGCTTGCTAATAATGATGAACTGACTAACTTATTAGAAGAGTTAGAAAATAGTCTTGAAGAAAGGAGGAAAGAACTAGGTGATGagtttgttaataatatgaaaatgaaaattaataatatacgtAATGCTGTAAATGATGACAAGCCGAAAGAGaaaacatgtaaatatatatatgatttattaacagaatataaaacaaagGAAATGGAaattaatgttttaaaagaACCATCCTTAGAAGAAGATATGAATTTTGTATTGGATAGAGTAAGAGTGTATAATAAGGATAATCTATTACCAACAACGGAAGATGGAATAGACAATTCGTATGGTTATATGGCTATAGAACTATTTTGTGAGAACAGTGATAATATTGGGGAGCTTATAAAGAAAGGATTTCAGACTACCGCTTTTAGTTCATTGGTAAAACAAAGtaatgaaaatgtaaaacatTACTCATGTCGTGCGTTATGCGCTTTTACAAAAAATCCAAAGGGTTTAGAACAAGTGGTTAAAGAGATAAAGGATTATGCGAATATTATAAGTAAATCTGTAGGTAATTTGTGTTCAGAAGAAACGTTAGAAAAGGATGATAAAGAAGACTTTCTAATAAATCGTGTTTTGTTAATTGATAGAACAGCTTATAATAGAAATGTGTATGACAACACAAAAgctattcattatttaatagaTATATGGAATCAATATGATCATGGGGATTATTCTATTTCGTTATTACGTCACACCTTTCGAGCTATGAGAAAAGTTGTATCTGACGCACATGTGGAGACATTATTAAAGGCAGATGTGTTAGTTCGTTTGACCAATATTATAAACAGTACTGATAcagataaaattatttatccagatgttttgtttttagtTGGAAGTTTATCAGtagtaaaagaaataaagacACAAATTGGAGAAATAAAAGGTGTAGATGCATGTGTCAGTTTATTATATAGatcattaaataaagaagaaatggAACCAACTATAACAAACAGTTGTTTGGCGTTAGCTAATATGTGTATAGATCACAAGGTTAATTCTagtatattttgtaatttaaaagGACCTGATTTAAATGTACAAATTTTAAGAGAATATAGATCTAATTTTGATGTAACAAATGCAGCTTCTGTTTTACTTtgtaacattttatttagaaATGAAGACATGAAAAAAACTTATGGAACGAATGGTGCTCCTGCTGAATTAGTAGAATGTTTAAAAAGTTATGATGGCagtgataataaaaatgctgTAAGATGTATTGAGAGTTTGTTTAAAGCTATTTCTAATCTGTCTTTATATACAACaaatgttaaatattttctagATGCACAAATTGAGGTTTCCTATGAATCATggttaaataaattaaatgaatattttccTGACGCTGAATTGGAGACAGGTTTACGTACGTTATCAAATTTAGTTATGGAAAATGAAgaaagaaatatgaaaaattttggAATCACATTAATTCCAGTGTTAAATGTGTTAAAACAGAATAGAGAAAATACAAaagtcatattttttttattagatatTCTATGTTCTTTATGTAGATTACATGAAAATGCCAAAATGTTTGCTGATAATGATGGAATAGAAGCAACTATAAATGTGATACAATTATATGATTATGATATTAATTTACTAACTTTAgctattcatttattaagtAATCAATGTAAAATTGAATCTAGTTTACCTTTATTAGTAAAGGCAGACGCTTTTGGTATATTAATTAGTTGTATGGAAGCAGAAACAGAAGAGTTTGAAATGACTGAATTAGTTGTTTCTTCTCTTAGATGTGTTAGACGTTTAATACAATCTGAAGAATTAGCCTATGAATTTTGTAATTGTGGTGGAGTACCTTCCATAGCTAATCTTATATGTAAGTCGGTTAAAAAATCAATTGTAATGTTAGAAGCATTACGTTTATTactttgtatattatattatacacaAAATATAGAAGGTGTAACAAATGAATATAGTGAGGAGGAAGAAGAATTACATAATGCAAGATTAGGTGGTTGGTATAACATTAGTATGGATAAAGAAATGAttgatataatattacaatcTGTACTAACTTGTGCAAATGATAATAATCATTTGAAACAGTTGAGATTACAAAAAGTATCACTCGGTTTATTAGCATATTTTGCATACCATAGATTAGGTATTATTTCGATGACCGCATCTGGTTTTGATAATTTAACGAGGGagaatttaaataattttggaGGAGATTCTGTTATTATGCAATTATTGGCTCTGTGTATAGATAACATTGCAATGTATTCAGCAGAAGTGTATGATAGGACTATTTCACGAGATATTGTAAAAGGTTTTAAGTCGTCTATATCAAAAATGAGTAATAAAAAGGAGGATAAACAAATTGTACAAAAAGTTGAGCGTACATTAGATGCAATGAATTCAGCAGAAGACCCATTGGATGCATTTAAAGATACACTACTAACTTTTGACTTTAATTTATCTGAATTTGATAAAGATCCATATGTTAATGGTGTACACGATTTAGCTTCGAATATTAAGGATTCTTTAAGAAAAGGTGGTTCgtgtaaaatatatcataatagTGATCAAAGAAAACCATTTAAATGGAAAGCTAGCCAAGACTTGAGTACCTTGGAATGGATAATCGGTGATGATTCagatcatatatttaaaatatctgTGGTtcgtataaaaaatatatcgaAAGGATTAGCACATCCGTTATTAAAAGCAAGTAATAAACGAGAACCTAGAAAAGTGAATGCAAAGGTAACATTATGTATCTATGGACCACCCACTGAAGATTTCCCAGAGGGACTAGAATTAccaattaaaacaaaaacgcAAAAGGAGAGAGACGCCTTTGTAGATTTGCTTGTTCTTTGGCGTGACGCCGCTAGCTATAATTATTAA
- the PmUG01_11024000 gene encoding 14-3-3 protein, putative encodes MKPHSDNDILVSNKEEFIYFLKILNHIGFYDEMVSLIKRVNAKSYNLNYAESLLMGSTFKNALNVRRKEQTVLENIITNKESTAEEKYCAELLKSKLNKDIRSIEKNTYTVIKTKYIPKTADEKILMFYWHLLGDMTRYCADTYIEEKKKKIQEKSLQSYTRALGYAKKMKMPPSSPRMLELLVSLTVLRKDMDTDINISIEMAAQAFRDAIQNMHLLENDDECSKTIGILGILRDNINKWCEISGRKNVDALFEIKGENLDKYRSIIYSIHS; translated from the exons ATGAAGCCACATAGTGATAATGACATTTTAGTATCTAACAAGgaagaatttatatatttcttaaaaatattaaatcatATTGGATTCTATGAtg AAATGGTTTCACTAATAAAACGGGTGAACGCGAAAAGTtacaatttaaattatgCAGAATCACTACTAATG gGATCCACATTTAAAAATGCTTTAAATGTTAGAAGAAAGGAACAAACAGTActggaaaatataataacaaataaagaaTCCACTgcagaagaaaaatattgtGCTGAACTGCTAAAAtctaaattaaataaagatataagATCCATAGAGAAGAACACATACACGGtcattaaaacaaaatatattcccAAGACGGCTGAtgaa aaaatattaatgttttattGGCATTTACTTGGGGATATGACCAGATATTGTGCAGATACATATattgaggaaaaaaaaaagaagatacaGGAAAAAAGTTTGCAATCATATACTAGAGCCTTAggatatgcaaaaaaaatgaagatgcCCCCATCCAGCCCAAGAATGTTGGAACTTTTAGTTAGCTTAACAG TTCTGCGCAAAGATATGGATACAGACATTAATATCTCTATAGAAATGGCAGCACAGGCATTTAGAGATGCAATTCAAAATATGCATCTTCTAGA aaaCGATGATGAATGCTCCAAAACGATTGGTATATTGGGTATACTACGAGACAACATAAATAAGTGGTGTGAAA TTAGCGgaagaaaaaatgtagatGCATTATTTGAAATTAAAGGAGAAAACTTGGATAAATACAgaagtattatttatagcATCCACTCATaa